In the Dolichospermum flos-aquae CCAP 1403/13F genome, TTCCAAATGCTTATTGGTTCTTTTGTCACGACAATACTCACTTATCCTCAATAAAAAGCTTACTAGTCAAGAGTTTTCACGACTAGTGATTTTGATTAAGGTATTAAATTGGCGTAGTTAATGACAAAAATAGCATAAATCTTTATCGCTGTTTTTGTCAACTATTTGCAATAAGCATTGAAAATATTTTTATAAATACTGACATTACAGCATGACTCAACCTCTACAGCCACATAGCTTTATCACTAAATTTTGTCTTTTATTAACCTGCAATATGCTGTAATAATATTTGCCTGATAAAATAACAGAATTTTTTAAGTATTATCTAGTTGACAATTATAAGCAAGTAGGCATAGGTGAGAAATCCTCTGTTGTCTCACAATCATTTTTCAAATCTATATAGTTTGTACTTTCTGATTTTTGAGTAAAACGAAATAAACATTTCCCTCTGCCTGCTATAAATAGTGAAGTGGGAACAGATTGGGATAAAGTATTCTCTATTCTGTGTGTCAACTTTGATCAATACCGCCTAATGGAGATTATAATGAACAAGTGTATAATCACTATCACTGATGCTGAGTTTGAAACAGAAGTATTAAAAGCCGAGCAGCCTGTATTGGTCTATTTTTGGGCTTCCTGGTGTGGTCCTTGTCAATTGATGTCACCACTGATTAACTTGGCTGCAACAACTTATGGCGATCGCCTAAAAATTGTTAAAATAGAAGCCGACCCTAATCCACTCACCGTCAAGGAATATCGGGTAGAAGGTCTTCCCGCTCTTAGGTTACTAAGAGGAGAAACAGTATTAGAATCTACTGAAGGAGTAATTAGTAAAAATAAATTACTCAGTTTTTTAGATCAGCATTTAAATAATAATTAGTTACCCGTCAGTGATCAAAACTCCATAGTTTCTGATCACTCACTCATGACTAATGACCAATGACTAATAATTAAAATGCAATTTGCCACCCGGTTACAACCTTTAAAATCTAA is a window encoding:
- a CDS encoding thioredoxin family protein → MNKCIITITDAEFETEVLKAEQPVLVYFWASWCGPCQLMSPLINLAATTYGDRLKIVKIEADPNPLTVKEYRVEGLPALRLLRGETVLESTEGVISKNKLLSFLDQHLNNN